One Dethiosulfovibrio faecalis DNA window includes the following coding sequences:
- a CDS encoding efflux RND transporter permease subunit, translated as MEWIVRILRQRKVVYSLFLGAALLGVLAWVSMPREEDPPLSYRAGMIQAVFPGADAESVERLVVIPLERRLSQVKEVKRIKVTARRGSALFLIHLHDEVMDSTAAWDEVRRAMEKARPDLPSEVTGLVLDDRMMDYESIVVAIGGTADLLELRNGAIALEKELLRLPSVSRVLRISDPGEQITVAYDDSTAERMGLSPRNLRQALSMQNRTMPGGSLVMGEKSAVLQAHTEFKSIDEIENTPVRLPSGGTLPLKTIAKVIHGPSEPARDRMRYMGNPAVGLGIVPVTPVNSIEFGQDVRKILERMSEKLSPLEIEEVSFQPHYVDLRLKGLFNSLLTSMVLVGGILCFSVGFRMGMVVSSVIPLIVLSSLGFYALCGGVLNQISIAAFVIALGMLVDNAIVMAESVEVRMKNGSSGMDAAVDSVRELGSPLLAATGTTVAAFLPLWMAHGQAAEFLRAIPQVVTLTLFLSLLAAMVVTPTLAALAFRKSRVNTADDGGRFDLGRAIGAFSSKHAVPILLMSLSLLLVVGGYGKHVRKNFFPGADRNVVMVDLFLPEGADIHAIDGIVAKVERHLKNEVSSVSRVASFIGRGAPRFYANIVPAPRNPHRAQMILFTASQSQNHSVVGEIRSYLREDIPQANSVVQELVLGTPVDAPVEIRLYGNSLKDLRLGAEKVMEAMKRVPGMVDLRHTLGNGNPSLEFDVSSGAAFRYGLYRDRVAQALSGRTLGLPAGEYRQEEEPVPIVLRSEKGVFFGADRVSSVLMDSSSAGIPLQTVAPTSIAWHPSAISRRNRERYVAVQANLDDGYVYSDVMNRLSPILSGGLLPEGVRFEIGGEAEASGEAQGSFSLAAPFGLIVLVGILLAGFRSFRKVGMVLVTIPLASLGVVPGLLLSGEPFGLMSLLGVIALAGIVVNNAIVLLDVVELRRKEGLSVHEALTKAVEERLRPILLTSGTTAAGLLPLAFSSSNLWPPMAWAMISGLCASTGLTLFVVPAMYRVLYPERSVFSRLFGLIGFFVGTKAVRNDQI; from the coding sequence ATGGAATGGATCGTAAGGATTCTACGGCAGCGCAAGGTCGTCTACAGCCTGTTTCTGGGGGCCGCCTTGTTGGGCGTCTTGGCCTGGGTCTCCATGCCGAGAGAGGAGGATCCTCCTCTCTCCTACAGGGCCGGGATGATTCAGGCGGTCTTTCCCGGGGCCGATGCCGAATCGGTGGAACGGTTGGTGGTTATTCCGCTTGAACGTCGACTTTCTCAGGTTAAGGAGGTGAAGAGGATCAAGGTGACCGCCCGTAGGGGCAGCGCCCTTTTTCTCATACACCTTCACGACGAGGTGATGGACAGCACCGCCGCCTGGGACGAGGTCCGTCGGGCCATGGAAAAGGCCAGGCCCGATCTCCCGTCGGAGGTTACCGGTCTGGTCCTGGACGACCGCATGATGGATTACGAATCCATCGTGGTGGCTATAGGCGGAACTGCCGATCTACTCGAGCTTCGAAACGGTGCCATAGCCCTGGAAAAGGAGCTTCTGAGGCTTCCGTCGGTGTCTCGGGTGCTGAGGATCTCCGATCCGGGTGAACAGATAACCGTGGCCTACGACGACTCCACAGCCGAACGTATGGGACTGAGCCCTCGGAATCTTCGTCAGGCTCTGTCCATGCAGAACAGGACCATGCCGGGAGGAAGCCTGGTAATGGGAGAGAAGAGCGCCGTACTTCAGGCCCATACGGAGTTCAAGAGCATCGACGAGATAGAAAACACCCCGGTGAGACTTCCTTCGGGAGGAACCCTCCCTCTGAAGACCATAGCCAAGGTCATACACGGTCCCTCCGAGCCCGCTCGGGATCGTATGAGATATATGGGTAATCCGGCGGTCGGCTTGGGAATAGTTCCGGTTACGCCGGTTAACTCCATCGAGTTCGGCCAGGACGTGAGAAAAATCCTTGAGAGGATGAGTGAAAAGCTTTCTCCCCTGGAGATAGAGGAGGTGTCCTTTCAGCCTCACTACGTCGATCTTAGGCTCAAGGGACTGTTCAACTCTCTTTTGACGAGCATGGTCCTGGTCGGCGGAATACTGTGTTTCTCCGTCGGGTTTCGAATGGGAATGGTGGTCAGCTCGGTGATCCCCCTGATAGTCCTGTCCTCTCTGGGTTTCTACGCACTCTGCGGAGGGGTGCTGAATCAGATCTCCATAGCCGCCTTCGTGATAGCCCTGGGCATGTTGGTGGACAACGCAATAGTCATGGCGGAGAGCGTTGAGGTGAGGATGAAAAACGGCAGCTCCGGAATGGACGCCGCGGTGGATTCGGTGAGAGAGCTGGGGTCGCCGCTTCTGGCCGCTACGGGGACGACCGTCGCGGCGTTTCTGCCCCTCTGGATGGCTCACGGACAGGCCGCCGAGTTCCTTCGGGCCATTCCTCAGGTCGTCACCCTGACCCTTTTCCTTAGCCTGCTGGCGGCGATGGTCGTCACCCCTACTCTGGCGGCATTGGCCTTCAGAAAAAGCCGAGTAAACACGGCAGACGACGGCGGGCGGTTCGATCTCGGCAGGGCCATAGGGGCCTTCTCCTCCAAACACGCTGTACCGATCCTGTTGATGAGCCTCTCTCTTTTGCTGGTGGTCGGAGGTTACGGCAAGCACGTCCGCAAGAATTTCTTCCCCGGTGCCGACCGAAACGTGGTCATGGTGGATCTGTTTCTTCCGGAAGGTGCGGACATCCACGCGATAGACGGCATAGTGGCAAAGGTGGAACGGCATCTGAAAAACGAGGTTTCCTCTGTCTCACGGGTGGCCTCTTTCATAGGCAGAGGGGCTCCCAGGTTCTACGCCAACATAGTTCCTGCTCCCAGAAATCCCCACAGGGCTCAGATGATACTCTTCACCGCGTCTCAGTCGCAAAACCACTCGGTCGTAGGCGAGATACGCTCCTACCTGAGAGAGGATATTCCCCAGGCGAACTCGGTGGTACAGGAGCTGGTTTTGGGAACTCCCGTGGACGCGCCGGTCGAGATCCGGCTGTACGGAAACTCCCTTAAAGACCTGAGGCTCGGAGCGGAGAAGGTCATGGAGGCGATGAAACGGGTTCCCGGAATGGTGGACTTGAGACATACGTTGGGAAACGGCAACCCGTCTCTGGAGTTCGACGTGTCCTCCGGGGCGGCGTTCCGCTACGGCCTGTACAGGGATCGGGTGGCTCAGGCCCTTTCGGGGCGGACGTTGGGGTTGCCCGCCGGTGAATATCGCCAGGAAGAGGAGCCGGTGCCTATAGTCCTACGCTCCGAGAAGGGGGTGTTTTTCGGCGCAGATCGTGTCTCCTCGGTCTTGATGGATTCGTCCTCCGCCGGCATTCCCCTCCAGACCGTGGCTCCCACCTCTATAGCCTGGCATCCCTCGGCTATATCCCGAAGAAACAGGGAACGATACGTGGCGGTTCAGGCCAACCTGGACGACGGTTACGTCTACAGCGACGTAATGAACCGGCTGTCGCCGATTCTGTCGGGAGGTCTCCTTCCAGAAGGCGTCCGCTTCGAGATAGGAGGCGAGGCGGAGGCCTCCGGAGAGGCCCAGGGTTCCTTCAGTCTGGCAGCTCCTTTCGGACTGATAGTCCTCGTAGGCATTCTTCTTGCGGGGTTTCGTTCGTTCCGCAAGGTCGGCATGGTACTGGTCACGATTCCTCTGGCCTCTCTGGGAGTCGTCCCGGGGCTTCTGTTGTCCGGGGAACCTTTCGGCCTGATGTCTCTGCTGGGGGTGATAGCCCTGGCCGGAATAGTGGTGAACAACGCCATAGTGTTGTTGGACGTGGTGGAGCTTCGACGTAAGGAAGGTCTTTCGGTTCACGAAGCTCTTACGAAGGCGGTGGAGGAGCGGCTCCGTCCCATATTGCTGACCAGCGGAACCACCGCGGCCGGGCTGCTTCCTCTGGCCTTCTCCTCGTCCAACCTCTGGCCTCCCATGGCCTGGGCCATGATATCCGGTCTGTGCGCCTCGACCGGACTGACCCTGTTCGTGGTTCCCGCCATGTACAGGGTCCTGTATCCGGAGAGAAGCGTCTTTTCCCGACTCTTCGGGCTGATCGGTTTTTTTGTCGGCACGAAGGCTGTTCGAAACGATCAAATATAA
- a CDS encoding alanine/ornithine racemase family PLP-dependent enzyme has translation MRYPALIVDREKLRENTSKLAKECHDRGIKVAAVSKVYCGMPEIASVQAEAGVDWLADSRLENLVKLRDIPIPKILLRLPMISQARETVELSDMSLVSEVDTCRALSEAAVAMKKEHQVLLMVDVGDLREGVWPDRAVDTAREIASMPGLILKGIGTNLSCYGAVLPSPENLGQLASIADSIESECGIHLDVVSGGNSSSIRMLLSGGMPERINMLRLGESMTIGKETADCTVIPGLHSDVFTFAAEVIELKTKPSIPIGKKGLDAFGHEPVFEDRGLRKRAIVAVGQQDMRIDAISPRDEKTDILGASSDHMILDVTDGERDLKIGDVIEFDLSYGGVLAASTSSYVTKVLL, from the coding sequence ATGAGATATCCCGCGCTTATAGTGGACAGGGAGAAGCTGAGGGAGAACACCTCGAAGCTCGCCAAGGAGTGCCACGATAGGGGCATCAAGGTCGCCGCGGTCAGCAAGGTGTACTGCGGAATGCCGGAGATAGCCTCGGTACAGGCCGAGGCGGGAGTCGACTGGCTCGCCGACAGCCGCCTGGAGAACCTGGTCAAGCTGAGGGATATCCCGATACCAAAGATACTCCTGCGGCTTCCCATGATCTCCCAGGCCCGAGAGACGGTGGAGCTCTCCGACATGAGCCTCGTATCCGAGGTGGACACCTGCCGGGCCCTTTCGGAGGCCGCGGTGGCCATGAAAAAGGAACACCAGGTGCTGCTCATGGTGGACGTCGGAGACCTCCGGGAAGGGGTCTGGCCCGACAGGGCGGTGGATACCGCCCGGGAAATAGCGTCCATGCCGGGGCTGATCCTGAAGGGAATCGGGACCAACCTCAGTTGCTACGGAGCGGTGCTTCCCAGTCCGGAAAACCTGGGACAGCTGGCCTCGATCGCCGACTCCATAGAGTCCGAATGCGGAATCCATCTCGACGTAGTCTCCGGAGGAAACTCGTCCTCCATAAGGATGCTCCTCTCGGGTGGCATGCCGGAGAGGATCAACATGCTCCGCCTGGGCGAGTCCATGACAATAGGCAAGGAGACCGCCGATTGCACCGTTATCCCCGGACTCCATAGCGATGTCTTCACCTTCGCCGCCGAGGTCATAGAGCTCAAGACCAAGCCATCGATCCCCATAGGTAAAAAGGGACTGGACGCCTTCGGCCACGAGCCGGTCTTCGAGGACCGGGGTCTCAGAAAGAGGGCCATCGTCGCGGTGGGCCAGCAGGACATGAGGATCGACGCCATATCTCCTAGGGACGAGAAGACCGACATCCTCGGGGCCAGCAGCGACCACATGATACTGGACGTTACCGACGGCGAGAGGGACCTGAAGATAGGCGACGTGATCGAGTTCGACCTGTCCTACGGAGGAGTCCTGGCCGCCAGTACCAGTTCCTACGTCACCAAGGTCTTGCTTTAA
- a CDS encoding GlmL-related ornithine degradation protein has translation MKVAVLVAEIGSTTTVVNAFDGIGGPCPSFIGQGQSYTSVLEGDVTVGLRGAVEDLKSNLGIEDLSWDEMLATSSAAGGLRMSVHGLVYDMTVRAAKEAALGAGGILKHVTAGKMRRTDLKKISEIRPNIILVAGGVDYGERDTALHNFELVAELGLEIPVIYAGNVENQEEVKEIAEEKGIRLYVVENVYPRVDQLNVEPTRAVIQQVFEEHIIHAPGMTTVRDMIDGPILPTPGAVMEAAKVLKEAIGDLVVFDVGGATTDVHSVTEGSEEISRLLVSPEPEAKRTVEGDLGVYVNMRHIVETMGRDELIKDFPDLDELLENAKAIPDTDRAKVFVERLAQEAMLTAMERHAGRLRQLYGASGKRTIAEGKDLTAVKYVVGTGGALTRLPQHRKILSTATTHGKGLELFPKSDARILVDNDYIMASLGVLSKRYPEDALKLMLSSLHWDKKD, from the coding sequence ATGAAAGTAGCCGTGTTGGTCGCGGAAATAGGGAGCACCACCACGGTGGTCAACGCCTTCGACGGTATCGGCGGTCCCTGCCCCAGTTTCATCGGGCAGGGACAGTCCTACACGTCGGTACTGGAAGGCGATGTCACCGTCGGCCTGAGAGGAGCCGTAGAAGACCTGAAATCCAATCTGGGGATCGAAGATCTCTCCTGGGACGAGATGCTTGCCACCTCCAGCGCCGCCGGGGGGCTCAGAATGAGCGTCCACGGCCTGGTCTACGACATGACGGTGAGAGCCGCCAAGGAGGCGGCCCTCGGCGCGGGAGGCATACTCAAGCACGTCACGGCGGGAAAAATGCGTCGCACCGACCTGAAGAAGATCTCCGAGATAAGGCCAAACATAATACTGGTGGCAGGAGGGGTCGACTACGGCGAAAGGGACACGGCGCTTCATAACTTCGAACTCGTGGCGGAGCTCGGACTGGAGATCCCGGTCATATACGCCGGAAACGTCGAAAACCAGGAAGAGGTAAAAGAGATAGCCGAGGAAAAAGGCATCCGGCTATACGTGGTGGAGAACGTCTACCCAAGGGTGGACCAGCTCAACGTCGAGCCCACCAGGGCGGTCATTCAGCAGGTCTTCGAGGAGCACATCATCCACGCTCCCGGAATGACCACCGTTCGAGACATGATAGACGGCCCCATCCTGCCGACCCCCGGGGCGGTCATGGAAGCGGCCAAGGTGCTCAAGGAAGCCATAGGCGATCTGGTGGTCTTCGACGTTGGTGGAGCCACCACCGACGTCCACTCGGTCACGGAGGGAAGCGAGGAGATCTCCCGGCTTCTGGTGAGCCCCGAGCCCGAGGCCAAGAGGACCGTCGAGGGAGACCTGGGCGTCTACGTCAACATGAGACACATAGTCGAGACCATGGGCCGAGACGAGCTCATAAAGGACTTCCCCGACCTGGACGAACTTCTGGAGAACGCCAAGGCCATACCGGACACGGACCGGGCCAAGGTATTCGTCGAGAGGCTGGCCCAGGAGGCCATGCTGACCGCCATGGAGAGACACGCCGGAAGGCTCAGACAACTTTACGGAGCCTCGGGCAAGAGGACCATCGCCGAGGGCAAGGACCTCACCGCGGTAAAATACGTCGTAGGAACGGGAGGGGCCCTCACCAGACTCCCTCAGCACAGAAAGATACTCTCCACCGCCACCACTCACGGCAAGGGACTGGAGCTTTTCCCCAAGTCGGACGCTAGAATACTGGTGGACAACGACTACATAATGGCATCCCTGGGAGTGCTCTCCAAACGCTATCCCGAGGACGCCCTGAAGCTCATGCTCTCGAGCCTGCACTGGGACAAGAAAGACTGA
- a CDS encoding TetR/AcrR family transcriptional regulator encodes MQGKKEDKKARRRREIVKAAWELFGEKGFDGTTIDDMTDRAGVSHGTFYLYFSSKEDILRYLGEELQEEMLSGSRKIAAMEELSPQERLFRIVKYLLTVHEGQEFRMDLHDVIHRKIHDKLKDDAIELFLPLVTSLVEEGVEAGQMDISRPRETATYLVLLVAELEHSVDRWEGDEARKRASDALRELLIRTIGGDEHVFQEDFF; translated from the coding sequence GTGCAGGGGAAGAAAGAGGACAAAAAAGCTAGGCGCAGGAGGGAGATCGTCAAGGCAGCCTGGGAGCTCTTCGGGGAAAAGGGTTTCGACGGCACCACCATAGACGACATGACCGATAGGGCCGGGGTATCCCATGGGACCTTCTACCTCTATTTCTCGTCGAAAGAGGATATCCTCCGCTATCTAGGGGAGGAATTGCAGGAGGAGATGCTGTCTGGATCAAGGAAGATAGCCGCGATGGAGGAGCTTTCCCCTCAGGAACGGCTGTTTAGGATAGTCAAATATCTTCTGACCGTCCATGAGGGGCAAGAATTTCGGATGGACCTGCACGACGTGATCCATCGAAAGATACACGACAAGCTGAAGGATGACGCGATAGAGCTTTTCCTTCCTCTGGTCACATCGCTGGTAGAGGAGGGAGTCGAGGCGGGGCAGATGGATATATCCCGGCCCAGGGAGACCGCCACCTATCTGGTCCTTTTGGTGGCGGAGCTGGAGCACAGCGTCGACAGATGGGAGGGTGATGAGGCCCGTAAGAGGGCCTCCGATGCCCTTAGAGAGCTTTTGATACGTACCATCGGAGGTGATGAACATGTTTTCCAGGAGGATTTCTTCTGA
- a CDS encoding NAD(P)/FAD-dependent oxidoreductase: protein MERIVILGGGPAGITASKMLRKNRPDWDVTMVRPEPSSLIYCAIPYVVEGLLEADGVCKSDDIVTETGTKLIKDRATEVNFAKKTVKISSGDELPYDKLLIALGARPVMPPLEGIAGAKNTFPVKTEEDLRAILKAITPGSRKALVIGAGNIGIEMAQALRKRGLDTYMVEMAKHVLPAMMDEDMVSEVEAGLRDKGIDLITGVGVGSLERRGEVVSKAVLSDGREIVLNDEGEDDMIIVSVGVRPEVDILKGTEIPIGPMGILVNERMETGVPDVWAAGDVCQYRSFLDEEIIGGKLATNAVPMAKVAARNMMGTDWTYDGFVNGAATVVDPLRIGGVGFSEETCLKKGMKVVTGKGKTTTRFPMMPGATEVTVKLIFTEEGKLVGGQVVGGEAVAERIDTLTMAIKAGFSVKDLMSFDYCSQPWQTFFPASNAIVAAAEDGWSKL from the coding sequence GTGGAGAGGATCGTTATTTTAGGAGGAGGCCCGGCTGGCATAACCGCCTCCAAGATGTTGAGGAAGAACAGACCGGATTGGGACGTCACCATGGTGAGGCCCGAGCCCTCCAGCCTGATCTATTGCGCCATTCCCTACGTGGTCGAGGGGCTTTTGGAGGCCGACGGGGTGTGCAAGTCGGACGACATAGTCACAGAGACCGGGACCAAGCTGATAAAGGACAGGGCGACCGAGGTAAATTTCGCCAAAAAGACGGTGAAGATCTCCTCCGGCGACGAACTGCCCTATGACAAACTTCTCATAGCCCTGGGAGCCAGGCCGGTCATGCCCCCTCTGGAGGGAATAGCCGGAGCGAAAAACACCTTTCCCGTAAAGACCGAGGAGGATCTAAGGGCCATACTGAAGGCCATAACCCCCGGCTCCCGGAAGGCTCTGGTGATAGGGGCCGGAAACATCGGCATAGAGATGGCCCAGGCCCTCAGAAAGAGGGGGCTGGACACCTATATGGTGGAGATGGCGAAACACGTCCTTCCCGCCATGATGGACGAAGATATGGTCTCGGAGGTCGAGGCAGGGCTGAGGGATAAGGGAATAGATCTGATCACCGGAGTGGGGGTAGGTTCCCTCGAGAGAAGAGGCGAGGTCGTATCGAAGGCCGTTTTGTCCGACGGAAGGGAGATCGTTCTCAACGACGAAGGAGAGGACGATATGATCATAGTCTCCGTAGGGGTAAGGCCCGAGGTGGACATATTGAAGGGAACGGAGATCCCCATAGGCCCTATGGGGATACTGGTCAACGAGAGGATGGAGACCGGAGTTCCCGACGTATGGGCCGCCGGGGACGTGTGTCAGTATCGGTCCTTCCTGGACGAGGAGATCATCGGAGGCAAGCTGGCGACCAACGCGGTTCCCATGGCCAAGGTGGCGGCCAGAAACATGATGGGAACGGACTGGACCTACGACGGTTTCGTCAACGGAGCAGCCACCGTAGTCGATCCCCTCAGGATCGGAGGGGTGGGCTTTTCCGAGGAGACCTGCTTAAAGAAGGGGATGAAGGTGGTTACGGGAAAGGGCAAGACCACCACCAGGTTTCCCATGATGCCCGGAGCCACAGAGGTGACGGTGAAGTTGATATTCACCGAGGAGGGCAAACTGGTGGGAGGCCAGGTTGTCGGAGGCGAGGCGGTAGCGGAGAGGATCGACACCTTGACCATGGCCATAAAGGCCGGTTTCTCCGTGAAGGACCTGATGTCCTTCGACTACTGCTCTCAGCCATGGCAGACTTTCTTTCCAGCCTCCAACGCGATAGTGGCGGCGGCGGAGGACGGATGGAGCAAGCTTTAA
- the corA gene encoding magnesium/cobalt transporter CorA has product MNKRKRKKWSARQSSKRGTVPGTPVFIGESRSEAVRIGSISYDRGDLVEKVDLALDDVNRPSRSEGVAWINVDGIHDPKVMDALGKRFGLHPLTVEDLMNTSQRPKAEVFPDYLLLVMKMMNYNDETNSVDVEHVSLILGEGYVLSFQEKEGDVFEPVRERLRASRGRLRGNGSDYLAYALMDAVVDHYFLSVERIGDVIEDMDDRLLIDPRPDDLQRIHELKRDVMTLRKAVWPLREAVGNLQKSDSSFFGNDLDAFLRDLYDHTIQVIDMVEASRELLTGMHDTYLSSVSNRMNEVMKVLTVIATIFIPLTFIAGVYGMNFKYMPELDWRFSYPVVWIVMIAVGAGMVAYFRRKKWL; this is encoded by the coding sequence ATGAATAAAAGAAAGAGAAAAAAGTGGTCTGCCCGTCAGAGCTCCAAGAGGGGAACCGTTCCGGGAACTCCGGTCTTCATCGGAGAGTCCAGGTCCGAGGCCGTCCGAATAGGTTCGATCAGTTACGATCGTGGAGACCTGGTCGAGAAGGTAGACCTAGCCCTCGACGACGTTAACAGGCCGTCCCGATCGGAAGGGGTCGCATGGATCAACGTGGACGGCATCCACGATCCGAAGGTGATGGACGCCCTGGGCAAGAGGTTCGGCCTTCATCCTCTGACGGTGGAGGACCTGATGAACACGTCCCAGAGGCCCAAGGCGGAGGTCTTTCCCGACTACCTCCTTCTGGTGATGAAGATGATGAACTACAACGACGAGACCAACTCGGTGGACGTCGAGCACGTCAGCCTGATCCTCGGGGAGGGGTATGTACTCTCCTTTCAGGAAAAAGAGGGAGACGTTTTCGAGCCGGTCAGGGAGAGGCTGAGGGCCTCCAGGGGAAGGTTGAGGGGCAACGGATCGGACTATCTGGCCTACGCCCTTATGGATGCTGTGGTGGACCATTATTTCCTTTCGGTGGAGCGTATCGGAGACGTCATAGAGGATATGGACGACAGGCTGCTGATCGACCCCAGGCCCGACGACCTCCAGAGGATACACGAGCTCAAGAGAGACGTCATGACCCTCAGAAAGGCGGTCTGGCCTCTCAGGGAGGCGGTTGGGAACCTACAGAAGTCGGACTCGTCCTTCTTCGGAAACGACCTGGACGCGTTTCTAAGGGATCTATACGACCACACGATCCAGGTTATAGACATGGTCGAAGCCTCCCGAGAGCTACTGACAGGTATGCACGACACATATCTATCCAGCGTCAGCAACAGGATGAACGAGGTCATGAAGGTCCTGACGGTGATAGCCACCATATTCATCCCCCTTACCTTCATAGCCGGGGTCTACGGCATGAACTTCAAGTATATGCCCGAGCTGGACTGGCGTTTTTCCTATCCGGTCGTATGGATCGTTATGATAGCCGTCGGAGCCGGAATGGTGGCCTACTTCAGGAGGAAAAAGTGGCTATAG
- a CDS encoding efflux RND transporter periplasmic adaptor subunit encodes MFSRRISSDEKGRSVVGSLLRKFGLACGFCLWIGVLFVLYKNGSTLETLSAEGKEGTTAVPVMALSVESAPSFREVRFFGVTRSLKQAVIAPLVSGRLKSRSVEVGDAVRSKEEIARIDSSEYSHLVAMKKAALSEGMAALRQGEADLERTNGLYREKVVSTQNMERQSTSVRRLRANCEVLKSQLKEAERKLKETHIRAPFDGVVTRVCSEPGEYLTPGTPVVELANRDVELQISVPETMLGSVKKGITLKINFPMLGEREISGKVLSVGDALGDDQKGVLFPVKIGLSQVEWLRSGMTAEAVFELPVKGRFLVPVAAVCNGDGESNSVFVVRDGLAVRVPVRPEEAIGDAVTLEGDMKEGDLVVIGGHAFLSDGDPVAVRLWNGS; translated from the coding sequence ATGTTTTCCAGGAGGATTTCTTCTGATGAGAAAGGGCGGTCCGTCGTCGGTTCCCTGCTGAGAAAGTTCGGTTTGGCATGCGGTTTCTGCCTGTGGATAGGGGTTCTCTTCGTCCTGTATAAGAACGGAAGTACCCTGGAGACCCTTTCGGCGGAGGGAAAGGAAGGCACGACGGCCGTTCCTGTAATGGCTCTATCGGTCGAGTCGGCTCCGTCGTTCAGGGAGGTGCGTTTCTTCGGGGTCACCCGTTCGTTGAAACAGGCGGTCATAGCCCCTCTCGTGTCCGGAAGGCTCAAGAGTAGATCGGTCGAGGTGGGAGACGCAGTCCGTTCCAAAGAGGAGATCGCCAGGATCGACTCGAGCGAGTATTCCCACCTCGTGGCGATGAAAAAGGCGGCTCTTTCCGAGGGTATGGCCGCCTTGAGGCAGGGAGAGGCCGACCTCGAGAGGACCAACGGGCTGTATCGGGAAAAAGTAGTGTCCACCCAGAATATGGAGAGACAGAGCACCTCGGTGCGCAGGCTTCGGGCCAACTGCGAGGTCCTGAAAAGCCAGTTGAAGGAGGCGGAGAGAAAGCTGAAGGAGACCCATATCCGAGCCCCCTTCGACGGAGTGGTGACAAGGGTTTGTTCCGAGCCGGGAGAATATCTGACTCCGGGAACCCCGGTGGTCGAGCTGGCAAATAGGGACGTCGAGTTGCAGATATCCGTTCCCGAGACCATGTTGGGCTCGGTGAAAAAAGGGATAACCCTAAAGATCAATTTCCCGATGCTCGGCGAGAGGGAGATTTCCGGAAAGGTCCTTTCAGTGGGAGATGCCCTGGGGGACGACCAGAAAGGGGTCCTCTTTCCGGTGAAGATAGGGCTCTCTCAGGTGGAATGGCTTCGTTCTGGCATGACCGCCGAGGCGGTCTTCGAGCTGCCGGTTAAAGGGCGTTTCCTCGTCCCTGTGGCGGCCGTATGCAACGGAGACGGCGAGAGCAACTCGGTCTTCGTGGTCAGAGACGGCCTCGCGGTAAGGGTTCCGGTTCGCCCCGAAGAGGCTATAGGCGATGCCGTTACTTTAGAGGGCGACATGAAAGAAGGAGATCTAGTGGTGATAGGCGGACACGCCTTTCTCTCCGACGGCGATCCCGTGGCGGTTCGGTTATGGAATGGATCGTAA